The Choloepus didactylus isolate mChoDid1 chromosome 13, mChoDid1.pri, whole genome shotgun sequence genome contains a region encoding:
- the NR2F1 gene encoding COUP transcription factor 1 codes for MAMVVSSWRDPQDDVAGGNPGGPNPAAQAARGGGGGGAGEQQQQAGSGAPHTPQTPGQPGAPATPGTAGDKGQGPPGSGQSQQHIECVVCGDKSSGKHYGQFTCEGCKSFFKRSVRRNLTYTCRANRNCPIDQHHRNQCQYCRLKKCLKVGMRREAVQRGRMPPTQPNPGQYALTNGDPLNGHCYLSGYISLLLRAEPYPTSRYGSQCMQPNNIMGIENICELAARLLFSAVEWARNIPFFPDLQITDQVSLLRLTWSELFVLNAAQCSMPLHVAPLLAAAGLHASPMSADRVVAFMDHIRIFQEQVEKLKALHVDSAEYSCLKAIVLFTSDACGLSDAAHIESLQEKSQCALEEYVRSQYPNQPSRFGKLLLRLPSLRTVSSSVIEQLFFVRLVGKTPIETLIRDMLLSGSSFNWPYMSIQCS; via the exons ATGGCAATGGTAGTTAGCAGCTGGCGAGATCCGCAGGACGACGTGGCCGGGGGCAACCCCGGCGGCCCCAACCCCGCAGCGCAGGCggcccgcggcggcggcggcggcggcgccggggagcagcagcagcaagcGGGCTCCGGCGCGCCGCACACGCCGCAGACCCCGGGCCAGCCCGGAGCGCCTGCCACCCCCGGCACGGCAGGGGACAAGGGCCAGGGCCCGCCCGGCTCGGGCCAGAGCCAGCAGCACATTGAGTGCGTGGTGTGCGGGGACAAGTCGAGCGGCAAGCACTACGGCCAATTTACCTGCGAGGGCTGCAAAAGTTTCTTCAAGAGGAGCGTCCGCAGGAACTTAACTTACACATGCCGTGCCAACAGGAACTGTCCCATCGACCAGCACCACCGCAACCAGTGCCAATACTGCCGCCTCAAGAAGTGCCTCAAAGTGGGCATGAGGCGGGAAg CGGTTCAGCGAGGAAGAATGCCTCCAACCCAGCCCAACCCAGGCCAGTATGCGCTCACCAACGGGGACCCCCTCAACGGCCACTGCTACCTGTCGGGCTACATCTCGCTGCTGCTGCGCGCCGAGCCCTACCCCACGTCGCGCTATGGCAGCCAGTGCATGCAGCCCAACAACATCATGGGCATCGAGAACATCTGCGAGCTGGCTGCACGCCTGCTCTTCAGCGCCGTCGAGTGGGCTCGCAACATCCCCTTCTTCCCGGATCTGCAGATAACCGACCAGGTGTCCCTGCTGCGCCTCACCTGGAGCGAGTTGTTTGTGCTCAACGCGGCCCAGTGCTCCATGCCGTTGCACGTGGCACCGCTGCTGGCCGCCGCCGGCCTGCACGCCTCGCCCATGTCAGCCGACCGCGTCGTGGCCTTCATGGACCACATCCGCATCTTccaggagcaggtggagaagctGAAGGCGCTGCACGTCGACTCGGCCGAATACAGCTGCCTCAAAGCCATCGTGCTGTTCACGTCAG ACGCCTGTGGCCTATCGGATGCCGCCCACATCGAAAGCCTGCAGGAGAAGTCGCAGTGTGCGCTGGAGGAGTACGTGAGGAGCCAGTACCCCAACCAGCCGAGCCGCTTTGGCAAATTGCTGCTGCGATTGCCCTCGTTGCGCACGGTGTCCTCCTCCGTCATCGAGCAGCTCTTCTTCGTCCGTTTGGTAGGTAAAACCCCCATCGAAACTCTCATCCGTGATATGTTACTGTCTGGGAGCAGCTTCAACTGGCCTTACATGTCCATCCAATGCTCCTAG